One region of Actinomycetes bacterium genomic DNA includes:
- a CDS encoding diguanylate cyclase, which produces MTTKGRITDLPPGPVGEDDNHGRAAARDRQAKLLASHSEHSEHSAKVQRETNASRHRQDRLAAAEQRQLAAQDRQAARTGRELAVAALRQLPDDNEKVAAYLNYVLLADTADSLADKRDRQREQSDRQSETLDQEDDLRFGEHHDRRGRVHKRAASDRRAAQRDLEETSRQLTELERESQERAVSAARFLARVEYERDHDALTGLVGRRQIAPMIQRALDRRNQQLAEVSTVSVLVCDLDQFKSVNDTYGHAVGDQVLTITANRLAHSLREGVAARLGGDEFVLILETPDAASAKVIADRTIELTRRPLVTNVGALAVTMSVGMTTTTSHVQPSELIHRGDAALMAAKRAGGIDSWLLVEPTNVRGGCRLDGWSVFRRQR; this is translated from the coding sequence ATGACTACCAAAGGCCGAATCACCGATCTGCCCCCGGGCCCAGTGGGTGAGGATGACAACCATGGTCGAGCTGCGGCACGGGATCGTCAGGCCAAACTGTTGGCTTCACACAGTGAGCATTCTGAACATTCGGCGAAGGTTCAGCGTGAGACAAACGCAAGTCGGCATCGTCAGGACCGACTCGCGGCCGCGGAACAGCGGCAACTCGCAGCGCAGGATCGGCAGGCGGCTCGAACTGGCCGCGAGTTGGCGGTAGCTGCGCTCCGACAGTTACCTGACGATAACGAAAAGGTGGCTGCTTACCTGAACTACGTCTTGTTAGCTGATACTGCTGACTCGCTCGCTGATAAGCGTGACCGTCAGCGTGAGCAATCAGACAGGCAATCAGAAACATTGGATCAAGAGGACGACCTGCGTTTCGGTGAGCATCACGATCGTCGCGGCCGAGTCCATAAGCGTGCGGCTAGTGACCGCCGAGCGGCTCAGCGTGATCTAGAGGAAACGAGTCGCCAGCTCACAGAACTCGAACGTGAAAGCCAGGAGCGTGCTGTCTCCGCCGCTCGATTTCTTGCCCGAGTCGAGTACGAGCGAGATCACGATGCCCTGACCGGGCTGGTAGGGCGACGTCAGATTGCTCCCATGATCCAACGAGCATTGGACAGGAGGAACCAGCAACTAGCGGAAGTGTCGACCGTGTCGGTCCTGGTATGCGATCTTGATCAATTCAAAAGCGTGAACGACACCTACGGGCATGCCGTGGGTGATCAAGTTCTCACCATCACTGCCAACCGCTTGGCTCACTCCCTGAGGGAAGGTGTGGCTGCTCGACTTGGTGGCGATGAGTTTGTACTCATCCTCGAGACTCCCGATGCCGCATCGGCGAAGGTCATCGCCGACCGGACGATAGAGTTGACGCGAAGACCTCTGGTGACCAATGTTGGGGCGCTGGCAGTGACTATGAGCGTCGGAATGACTACGACCACGAGTCACGTTCAGCCTTCTGAGTTGATCCACCGAGGCGACGCTGCTCTTATGGCAGCCAAGCGAGCGGGGGGGATCGACTCATGGTTACTAGTGGAACCAACTAATGTCCGGGGTGGCTGCCGCCTAGATGGGTGGAGTGTGTTTCGCCGACAGCGCTAG